The following nucleotide sequence is from Streptomyces leeuwenhoekii.
CTTGGTCACCAGGAATGCCTTCAGGGAGGCGGCGCGCGCCTCAGGGGTCTCCCAGTAGTGGCCGACCAGGAAGTACGAGCAGATGCCCATGATCTCCCAGCCGACCAGCAGCACCATCAGGTCGCCGGAGTAGACGACGAGGAGCATCGCGGAGGTGAAGAGGGAGACGAGAGCGGCGTACGAGGGGTAGCGCGGGTCCTCGCGCAGATAGCCCGTGGAGTAGATCTGCACGCAGGTCGCCACCAGGGCGACCAGGACGGCGGTGAGCGCGGCGAAGCCGTCGATGTGCAGGGCGAGCTCGATCGGGACCGAGCCGGTGGGCGTGAGCCCGGTGGCGGCGTCGACGGCCCGGTCGCCGCCCTGGCCCGCGGCGACCAGGCAGGCGAGCACGAGGGACGCGAGCGTCGGCAGCACGGCGAGCGGGCGGACGAACCCGGGGCCGGTGCGGCCCAGCAGGAGGCCGGCCACGGCGGCCAGGAACGGAAGGAGGGGGACGAGGACGGCGAGGGTGGTGGTGGTCACGCGGTGGCCTCGGCCTTCTCGGCCTCGGCGGCCGTGAGGGCGTCTCGGTCGGTGTCGTCGGTGCCGTGTCCCTCGGCGGTGTCGCGGAGCTTGTCGATGTCCGCGGTGCCGCGGTTGCGGTGGACGGCGAGGACGATCGCCAGGCCGATGCCGATCTCGGCGGCGGCGATGGCGATGGTGAACAGGGTCAGGGCCTGGCCGGAGTGCAGGGTCTCCTCGGCCGCCTTGCTGAGCCAGACGTCGAAGGCGACCAGGTTGAGGTTGACGGCGTTGAGCATCAGCTCGACCGACATCAGCACGAGGATCGCGTTGCGGCGGGCGAGGACGCCGTACAGGCCCGTGCAGAACAGGAGGGCGGACAGGACGGCGGGGTAGGCGAGGTGCATCAGCGGTCACCGCCCTCGGTGTCGGCCTTGCTGTCGGCCTCGTTGCCGGCCTCGTTTCCGGCCTCGTTGCCGGCCTTGCTGTCGGCCTGGGCATCGGCCCGGGCGTCGTCGGCCCGGGCGTCGTCGGCCCGGGCGTCGTCGGCCCGGGCGTCGTCGGCCCGGGCGTCGGCCTCGTCGTCGGCCCGGGCGTCGGCCTCGTCGTCGGCCCGGGTGCCGGCCCGCCCGGTACGGCCCGGAGCGGCGTGGCCGGTCGCCGGGCCGCCCGCGAGCGCCCTGCCCGCCGTGCCGGCCGGGCGGGGGGCGTCGCCGCGTCCGCCGGCGTGGTCGGCGGCGGCGCCGGTCGCCGGCGCCTTGGCCTTCCGCGACAGGACGATCGCGCCGACCAGGGCGGCGAGGAGGAGGACGGAGAGGGCCTCGAAGGGGAGGACCCAGTTCTGGAAGAGGCTGGCGCCGGTGGCCTGCGTGGAGCCGGCGGCCGGGCCGTCCAGGTCGATCCAGGTCGTCCGGAAGGCGTCGACGACGACCCAGACCAGGGCCGCCGCGGCGGCGACGGCCACGGTGAGCGCGGCCCAGCGGTTGCCGGAGTCGGCGTCCGGCGACCGGCCGATCGGGGCCCTGGTGAGCATCAGTCCGAACAGGAGGAGGACGACGACGGAACCGACATAGATGAGGACCTGCACCCAGGCGATGAACTCTGCGGTGAGCAGGAGGTACTCGACGGCGAGACCGCCGAGGGCCACCACGAGCCACAGCGCGGCGTGCACGAGCTGCCGGGTGGTGACGGTGACGATCGCGGCGCCGAAGGTCACCAGGCCGACGAGGAGGAAGGCGATCTCCACGCCGGTCGGCGAGAGGAAGCCGTGGGTCTCGGCGGCCAGGGCCGCGCCACGGCCGGTGAGCCCGCCGGGCGCGGTGGCGGCGAGGCCGCCGGTGGTTGCGGCGAGGCTCATTCCCGGCCCTCCTGCCCCGGCTGGTCCGTCTGCTGCCGGGACTCCCCCATCGGCAGGGTGGGCCCCTCGGCGGCGCGGGCCTGCTCGTCGGCGTGCGGCTCGGCCGGAGAGCCGGGCCGCACGGCGGGCTCCGCGGTGCCCGCGGTGCCCGCGGGCTCGGCGGCCTCGGCCTGCCGCTGGGCGGCGAGCTTGTCGGCGGTCTTGCGGGCGGCGGCGAGTTCCTTCGGCTCCTCGGCACCGGGGTCGAGGGCGGGCGGCGCCGGGACCGTCCACATCCACTCGCGGAGCTTGTCGCGCTCGTGGGTGAGATCGCGGATGTCGGTCTCGGCGTACTCGAACTCGGGCG
It contains:
- the nuoK gene encoding NADH-quinone oxidoreductase subunit NuoK; the protein is MHLAYPAVLSALLFCTGLYGVLARRNAILVLMSVELMLNAVNLNLVAFDVWLSKAAEETLHSGQALTLFTIAIAAAEIGIGLAIVLAVHRNRGTADIDKLRDTAEGHGTDDTDRDALTAAEAEKAEATA